A stretch of Lathyrus oleraceus cultivar Zhongwan6 chromosome 6, CAAS_Psat_ZW6_1.0, whole genome shotgun sequence DNA encodes these proteins:
- the LOC127096727 gene encoding zinc finger protein 8, translated as MEKKITDRETHDLMNVDSFSQLPFIRPPPKEKGIRLFGIEFGGRAAADDIDDSLESLETTFEVENHNTIKDTNPNTTNSSNSGNNNMENNRRFECHYCCRNFPTSQALGGHQNAHKRERQHAKRQHLQSTMVHATSFSDPHLYHHHHHHQQQQHPFYRFTSSSPSSLSSSPSYPTWNSNSTTARFYNHPTSSYSQQPINGSPLAFWRIPNGTVQSNPSFNHERPSPLLASEERANPSQDGHAHGVRSNVSHNRYVYDTKRSDHVSLDLHL; from the coding sequence ATGGAAAAAAAAATCACTGATAGAGAAACACATGACTTAATGAATGTTGATTCTTTCTCTCAACTTCCCTTCATCCGCCCTCCACCTAAAGAAAAAGGCATCCGCCTCTTCGGTATCGAGTTCGGCGGCCGAGCAGCCGCCGACGACATCGACGACTCCTTGGAGTCTCTCGAAACAACATTCGAGGTTGAAAACCACAACACCATCAAAGACACTAACCCCAACACCACCAACAGCAGCAACAGCGGCAACAACAACATGGAAAACAACAGAAGATTTGAATGTCATTACTGTTGTAGAAACTTTCCAACTTCACAAGCTTTAGGTGGTCATCAAAACGCCCACAAAAGAGAACGTCAACATGCAAAACGACAACACCTTCAATCAACTATGGTACATGCTACATCTTTCTCTGATCCACATCTCTACCATCACCACCATCatcaccaacaacaacaacatcctTTCTACAGATTCACATCATCCTCACCATCCTCATTATCCTCATCACCTTCTTATCCAACATGGAACTCAAACTCAACCACTGCAAGATTCTATAACCATCCAACTTCTTCATACTCTCAACAACCTATTAATGGTAGTCCTTTAGCTTTCTGGAGAATCCCAAACGGCACCGTTCAGAGTAACCCTAGTTTCAACCATGAACGTCCTTCGCCTTTACTTGCTTCCGAGGAAAGAGCGAATCCGTCACAGGACGGACACGCACATGGAGTTCGTTCTAATGTTTCGCATAATCGCTACGTTTATGATACTAAACGTAGCGACCATGTTAGTTTAGATCTTCATCTTTAA